A stretch of DNA from Mycolicibacterium celeriflavum:
TGGGCCAAGCTGATTGACAAGTACAAGGGCACCATGACCGCGGCTCCGAACTTCGCCTACACGCTTTTCGCCAAGCGGTTGCGACGGGTGGCCACGCCCGGCGAGTTCGACCTGTCCTCGCTGCGTTGGGCGTTGTCGGGCGCTGAGCAGGTGGACCCGCTCGACGTCGCGGATCTCTGCGAGGCCGGCGCGCCGTTCGGGTTACGACCCGAGGCGATCGTGCCGGCCTACGGGATGGCCGAGACCACGGTGGCCGTGTCGTTCTCCGAATGCGGTCGCGGGATGGCCGTCGACGAGGTCGACGCCGACCTGCTGGCCGTGCTGCACCGCGCGGTGCCCGCGACCAAGGGACACACCCGGCGGCTGGTCAAGCTCGGCAAGCCGTTGGACGGCCTGGAGGTTCGGGTGATCGACGAAGACGGCGCAGACCTGCCGCCGCGCGGCGTCGGTGTCATCGAGGTCCGCGGCGATCCGGTGACCAGGGGCTACACCACCGTGGCCGGGTTCATCCCGGCGCAGGACGAGCGCGGCTGGTACGACACCGGCGACCTGGGCTACCTCACCGAGGACGGCGAGGTGGTGGTGTGTGGGCGCCTCAAGGACGTCATCATCATGGCTGGTCGCAACATCTATCCGACCGACATCGAGCGGGCCGCAAGCCGCGTCGATGGCGTGCGGCCGGGTTGCGCCGTCGCCGTGCGGTTGGATGCCGGGTTGTCGCGGGAGACATTCGCGGTAGCGGTGGAGTGCAAGAACTTCGCCGACCCCCACGAAGTGCGCCGCGTCGAACGGCAGGTCGCCCACGAGGTGTTCGCCGAAGTCGACGTCCGGCCCCGCAACGTGGTGGTGCTCGAGCCGGGCATGATCCCCAAGACGCCGTCGGGAAAGTTGCGCCGCGCGCACGCGTTGTCGCTCGTGAACTGATCACCGAAACGGTGCGGGCAGGTAGATTCCTGACCCGAGATGGCTGTTTACGACGCCCAACCGGGTCGGGGGCAATCGGCGCCCGAAACCGCCCTGTCGGCCGCACAGCGCGACGCCGACGAGGCTGAGCTGTATGCCGGGCTGACGGGCGTCGCCGGCTTGGTGGCCGGTGCGCGAGGGATGACCGATCTGCTCGGGGAGGTGGCCGAGTTCGCGGGCCGCGCGATACCCGGCGTCGACGGCGCCGGCATCGCGTTGAAACAGCCCCGGGACGGCGCGCCGTGCATCGAGGCGTGGGCCGCGACGGCGGAGTTCGTCAACGAGATCGACCGCGTCCAGTACGAGCAGCTTCAAGAGGGACCGTGCCTGACCGCGATGCAGTCAGGGCGCCCGACCGTCAGCGGATCACTGGGCTCCGACCGCAGATGGCCGCATTTCGGCGGCCGGGTGGCGCGGATGGCGGTGCATTCGGCGCTGTCGCTACCACTACTGGTGGGCGAACGGGTGATCGGTGCGATCAACGCCTACGCCCGCGCTCGCGACGCCTTCGGTGAGCACGCCGTTGAATTGGGCACCCAATTCGCCGGGCCGGCCGCGGTGTCGGTGTACAACGGCCAGTTGCTCGCCCATGCCCGCGAACGCACGCAACAACTGCAGCGCGCGTTGGGCAGTCGCGCGGTGATCGACCAGGCGATCGGGATCATCCGCAGCCGCTCCGGCGCAAGCGCCGAGCAGGCGTTCGACCGGTTGACGCGGCTCAGCCAGAGCGAGAACGTCAAGCTGCACATCGTGGCCGAGCGGCTGGTGGATGAGGCGGTTCGTCGCGCTCAGGCCCGGCACCGTCCTTAACGCGTTGTGCGCCCGGCGAATTCGGCGATCGAGGCCACCAGAGCCGGGCGGGCGGTTCGATCCGTCATAAGCCGACGGGCCACCTCGGTGAGATGTTCGCCGTTGGCGCGTGCATACGAGCGCAACAGCGCGAATGCGTCTTCGACCGACACGTCGAGTTTTTCGCGCAGGAAACCCTTCGCCTGTTCGACGACGACGCGGCTGGCCAGCGTGGCGCGCAGTTGCGGCACCACGGTCGACGGGGCGGGCGCGCGGCCCTGCAGCAGCGCCACGCATGCGATGTGGGCAAGGGTCTGCCCGGCGGCCAGGTCGGCTTCGTTGAGTTCGCCGGGCCGGGTGCCGAACAAACCCAGCGCGCCCAGGACGCGGCCGGCCGCACGCATCGGAACGGCGTGCACAGAGGCGAAGCCGCCCGCCAGCGCGGCGGGAACGAACCGGGGCCAGCGCTCGGTGGCCGTCCGCAGATCGGCGACCGAGACGGGCGCTGCGGTGGCGTAGCAGTCCATGCAGGGGCCCTCGTCGGCCTGCAGCTGGAACAGCTCCAGCTCGCGGGCCTGCTCGGAGGTCGCGGCCACCAGGCGCAGCTGGTCGAACGGGTCGGCCAGCAGAATGCCGGCAGCGGCCACGTCGAGCAGCACGGCGCACTGCTCGGTGAGCTCGGTCAGCAGGTCGACCACGTCGAAGTCCTCGAGGACGGTGTCGACGAGGGCGACCACGGCTTCCAGCACGCAGGTTTCACGAGGGGATTCAGTCACGTTCCCTCCATTCTGGCGTCGTGGTCAAGGCGGGCATCAATCCGACTCCAGCCGCAGGCCGCGATCGAGGATGTCGCGGGCCACGTCGGTGGCGCTGCGTCCGGTCGAGTACGCGTGGGCGCGCAGGCGGACCAGGGCTTCGGCTGGCTCGACCCCGAGCTGCGCGACCAGCATGCCGGTGGCCTGGCTGACCTCGGCCCGGGCCAGCGTGTGCAGTTCGGCCCAGGCGTTGCTGTCGGGTTCGTCGACGGCGGCCCGAAGGTCGGTGTCGAGCAGGTCGAGCAGCGGCACACCGGCCATCTCGGCGGCGATGGCGGCGCCGGCGAGTCCGTCGCGGTCGATCGCGCCGGGCTGAGTGCGGAACAGGTCGAGGGCGCCGACGTATTCGCCGGCGACGACGACCGGCATCGCGAAGACGGCGCGGACCTCGAGATCGACCATGGCGGGTCCGTAGACGGGCCAGCGGCGCTCGTCGCGGTCGTCGAGGTCGTGCACCAGAACCGGCGCCCGCCCGGTGACGCTGTCGAGGCAGGGTCCCTCGCCGAGGATGAACTGCAGCTCGTCCAACCGGCGGGCGGAATCGCCGCTCGAGCCCAGCGTCCCGCTGTTGACGCCGTCGAAAACCAGCGAGATGGCCGCCGCGTCCACGCCGAACAGTTCCACGCACGCGTCACAGATCCGGTCGGCGGCCTCTGTCCCGCGCCGACCGTCGACGGCGGCGAGCAGCTGTTGCTGGATCGTCACGTCAATCGGGGCGGCGGTGCCGGCGGGAAGTCACGCCCGCACCGGCTCGTCGGCCAGCAGACGTTGTGCGAGACGAAGGTAGGCGCCGGCGACGGTCGACCACGCCAACTCCGGCGCCATTCGCCGGGCCTCGGCGGCCATCGCACCGGCCAGCCGTGGCTGGGTGACGATCTGACGCAGAGTTGCCGCCAGGCCGGCGGAGTCGTCGTGGTCGACGACCGCCCCGGCGCCGCTGCTGAGCAGTTCGCTGGCGTGCGGGAACGCGGTGGCGACGACGGGCCGGCCGTGGGCGATGGACTCGACGAGGACGCCGGAGGTGACCTTTTCTCTGCAGTCGTACGGCAGTACGACCACCGACGACTGCTGTAAGAGCGTGGCCAGCATGGCGCCGTCGTAGTAGCGCGGGTCGAACGACACGGAATCCGCGACGCCGCTGGTGTGCGCCTGTTCCATCCGGGCTTCCCGGTACGTCTCGCCCTCGACGGCGAGGGTGTGCGGATGGGTCGGGCCGGCGATGAGATACCTCGGCCGACCGGGCACGTCCTTGAGCGAGGCCATCACCTCGATGACGCGCTCGACACCGTCTCCAGGGGCCAGCCAACCCCAGGTCAGAACGGTGGGCCGGCTGGGGCGCTTCATGTGGGCAGCCACCGGAACGGTCGCGCCGTGCGGAATCGTGGCGATCTTCTGCCGGTCTACGTCGTAGTCCTGATGCAGGCGCCGGCATGCGGCATCGGACATGACGACGAGGCGGCTTGCCGATGACGCTATTGCTTCGAGGTCCGAGCGTTCTTGCGCTGTCGGCGATTTCGGAACAGAGCGGATGATGACGATCGATGGCACGGAGAGCCCGTCGAGGATGGCGACCACGTCATCGGTGGTGCGCAGATCGTGCTGCACGATCGCGACGTCGGCCCGGTCGAGTGGCTCGTCCGACGCATACGGGCTGGCAGCATCCCCGACGACGCCGACGTCGACGCCCTGGGCGCTCAACGCGCGGGACAACCCCGAGGTGAACCGCGCCATCGCGCACGATTCCGGGGCAGGTGTTCCCAGGATGCCGACGCGCGCAAGGCGTCTAAGACGTTGCGGGAGCCGGGGATTCGAGATGAAG
This window harbors:
- a CDS encoding fatty acyl-AMP ligase, coding for MSQFTETMYRNARWSTRGMVTGEPVAPVRHTWAEVNERASRISGGLAAAGIGHGDAIAVLAGAPVEIAPTAQGIWMRGASLTMLHQPTPRTDLVRWAEETTAVIKMISAKAVVISEPFMAAAPVLAGLGITVLTIESLLTGESIDPIETTDDDVALMQLTSGSTGSPKAVQITHANIVANADAMTVGCDFDIDTDVIVSWLPCFHDMGMTGYLTVPMYFGAELVKVTPMDFLSDTLLWAKLIDKYKGTMTAAPNFAYTLFAKRLRRVATPGEFDLSSLRWALSGAEQVDPLDVADLCEAGAPFGLRPEAIVPAYGMAETTVAVSFSECGRGMAVDEVDADLLAVLHRAVPATKGHTRRLVKLGKPLDGLEVRVIDEDGADLPPRGVGVIEVRGDPVTRGYTTVAGFIPAQDERGWYDTGDLGYLTEDGEVVVCGRLKDVIIMAGRNIYPTDIERAASRVDGVRPGCAVAVRLDAGLSRETFAVAVECKNFADPHEVRRVERQVAHEVFAEVDVRPRNVVVLEPGMIPKTPSGKLRRAHALSLVN
- a CDS encoding GAF and ANTAR domain-containing protein; protein product: MAVYDAQPGRGQSAPETALSAAQRDADEAELYAGLTGVAGLVAGARGMTDLLGEVAEFAGRAIPGVDGAGIALKQPRDGAPCIEAWAATAEFVNEIDRVQYEQLQEGPCLTAMQSGRPTVSGSLGSDRRWPHFGGRVARMAVHSALSLPLLVGERVIGAINAYARARDAFGEHAVELGTQFAGPAAVSVYNGQLLAHARERTQQLQRALGSRAVIDQAIGIIRSRSGASAEQAFDRLTRLSQSENVKLHIVAERLVDEAVRRAQARHRP
- a CDS encoding GAF and ANTAR domain-containing protein — protein: MTESPRETCVLEAVVALVDTVLEDFDVVDLLTELTEQCAVLLDVAAAGILLADPFDQLRLVAATSEQARELELFQLQADEGPCMDCYATAAPVSVADLRTATERWPRFVPAALAGGFASVHAVPMRAAGRVLGALGLFGTRPGELNEADLAAGQTLAHIACVALLQGRAPAPSTVVPQLRATLASRVVVEQAKGFLREKLDVSVEDAFALLRSYARANGEHLTEVARRLMTDRTARPALVASIAEFAGRTTR
- a CDS encoding GAF and ANTAR domain-containing protein yields the protein MTIQQQLLAAVDGRRGTEAADRICDACVELFGVDAAAISLVFDGVNSGTLGSSGDSARRLDELQFILGEGPCLDSVTGRAPVLVHDLDDRDERRWPVYGPAMVDLEVRAVFAMPVVVAGEYVGALDLFRTQPGAIDRDGLAGAAIAAEMAGVPLLDLLDTDLRAAVDEPDSNAWAELHTLARAEVSQATGMLVAQLGVEPAEALVRLRAHAYSTGRSATDVARDILDRGLRLESD
- a CDS encoding glycosyltransferase, producing MARFTSGLSRALSAQGVDVGVVGDAASPYASDEPLDRADVAIVQHDLRTTDDVVAILDGLSVPSIVIIRSVPKSPTAQERSDLEAIASSASRLVVMSDAACRRLHQDYDVDRQKIATIPHGATVPVAAHMKRPSRPTVLTWGWLAPGDGVERVIEVMASLKDVPGRPRYLIAGPTHPHTLAVEGETYREARMEQAHTSGVADSVSFDPRYYDGAMLATLLQQSSVVVLPYDCREKVTSGVLVESIAHGRPVVATAFPHASELLSSGAGAVVDHDDSAGLAATLRQIVTQPRLAGAMAAEARRMAPELAWSTVAGAYLRLAQRLLADEPVRA